A window of Gadus chalcogrammus isolate NIFS_2021 chromosome 16, NIFS_Gcha_1.0, whole genome shotgun sequence contains these coding sequences:
- the LOC130406502 gene encoding uncharacterized protein LOC130406502: MLTNDHTVPSITYWLLQFLHTVRKFTVLTVRQVETDFSWALMQAVLLSFNKENICTYLRRCFAISQGKRQMKAIQKYTVLHLCSAHVLKAISGIIAKHVTDRGHREFLTFVFARLQNTQSLNEAIQVFRALCIILFAKRNLPVVINSVEELKEMIQSVNFDVLSEDQVDAKTFMTFEDLEAVDSRTIVGTSPFSSVFRRISDDAAEAVDSEPNEEEDNLYYCPAIVQTLLDKYMSIYPLWSGLMLGDLSRHAPRPNNPGTKEKETRDTNCHVEAWFGIVKNHILLKKKRMRPGAFKINDISLSEEAWAKKNHMEASTSSKSRSKYYAAPTSMPTPRKTKKRGCRIGPVPGGPVPGPGENSDKELSGNAEDPSEEASEDGDGSHEATSSTKTQESETQTLWKRKGTEVVIATVRTNNGNSIICLRHNDLISLRPHNLLNGEAMEFFIQATLSRMGGVRRLYVLHHFVIGVILFGETSQISRQSLKTVDFDQYDGVIGFVNVNNNHWKFVYLHAPTSQIFILDPADPEIDLEETRKAAKRFRKYFRTRFNLNGQKDWLTLAWKPATISHTTQRDGTSCGVFVMEMARQIIQSFPAIPEELNIDSQCKNIARLREDMAEEMLIAAESKMDFCCQCGLKVPSAFVIQTKDILWIECGKCNRWFHASCLGMTAASVPEKDTAWYCEICL; encoded by the exons ATGCTAACGAATGACCACACTGTACCCTCGATTACCTACTGGCTCTTGCAGTTTCTCCACACTGTTCGTAAATTCACTGTCCTGACAGTTCGCCAAGTGGAGACAGACTTCAGCTGGGCGCTGATGCAGGCTGTTCTCCTATCCTTTAACAAGGAAAATATTTGTACCTATTTGAGGAGATGCTTCGCCATCAGCCAGGGCAAACGGCAGATGAAGGCCATCCAGAAGTATACTGTGCTCCACCTTTGCTCGGCGCATGTGCTCAAGGCCATTAGTGGAATCATTGCTAAGCACGTGACTGATAGAGGTCACAGAGAATTTTTGACTTTTGTGTTTGCCAGGCTGCAGAACACACAAAGTCTGAATGAGGCCATCCAGGTGTTCAGGGCCCTGTGCATCATTTTGTTTGCAAAAAGGAATTTACCTGTTGTAATAAACAGTGTGGAGGAGCTGAAAGAGATGATACAGTCAGTTAACTTTGATGTATTGTCTGAGGACCAGGTCGATGCAAAGACCTTCATGACCTTTGAAGACCTTGAAGCTGTCGATTCCAGGACGATTGTCGGCACGTCTCCGTTTTCGTCTGTCTTCCGACGCATCTCTGATGATGCTGCCGAAGCAGTGGATTCAGAGCCAAATGAAGAGGAGGACAATCTCTACTACTGCCCTGCCATAGTCCAAACACTCCTCGACAAATACATGTCCATATATCCACTCTGGAGTGGGCTGATGTTGGGGGATCTGTCACGCCATGCTCCACGCCCAAACAATCCAGGGacgaaggagaaggagacgAGGGACACAAATTGCCACGTGGAGGCATGGTTCGGGATTGTGAAGAACCACATCCTCTTAAAAAAGAAACGAATGCGTCCTGGAGCGTTCAAAATAAACGACATCAGCCTTTCAGAAGAGGCATGGGCCAAAAAAAATCACATGGAAGCAAGTACCAGCTCTAAATCCAGGTCAAAATATTATGCTGCCCCTACCTCAATGCCTAcaccaagaaaaacaaaaaaaagaggttGCAGAATAGGTCCAGTTCCAGGAGGTCCAGTTCCAGGACCTGGTGAAAACTCGGACAAGGAACTCTCTGGCAATGCTGAGGACCCATCAGAAGAGGCCAGTGAAGATGGTGATGGCAGTCATGAAGCCACATcaagcacaaaaacacaagagtCAGAG ACACAGACTCTTTGGAAAAGGAAGGGGACTGAGGTTGTCATTGCAACTGTTAGGACAAACAATGGTAACTCAATAATTTGCCTGAGGCATAATGACCTCATCTCACTAAGGCCACACAATCTGCTTAATGGTGAG GCAATGGAGTTTTTCATTCAAGCCACTCTTTCAAGGATGGGGGGTGTGCGCCGACTGTATGTGTTACATCACTTCGTCATTGGTGTAATTTTGTTCGGAgaaacctcacaaatctcaagGCAAAGTTTAAAGACC GTGGACTTTGATCAGTACGATGGTGTGATTGGATTTGTTAATGTAAACAACAACCACTGGAAGTTTGTG TATCTTCATGCTCCAACAAGCCAAATATTCATCCTTGATCCTGCTGACCCTGAGATTGATCTGGAAGAGACCAGGAAAGCAGCAAAACGCTTCCg CAAATACTTTAGGACAAGGTTTAATCTAAACGGACAAAAGGATTGGTTGACCTTGGCATGGAAACCTGCCACAATTtcccacacaacacagagagatgGAACTAGCTGTGGAGTCTTTGTCATGGAG ATGGCAAGACAAATAATCCAAAGCTTTCCAGCAATTCCAGAGGAACTCAACATTGATTCTCAATGCAAAAACATTGCACGTTTAAGAGAAGATATGGCAGAGGAGATGCTTATTGCCGCAG AGTCCAAAATGGATTTCTGCTGTCAATGCGGATTGAAAGTTCCTTCGGCCTTCGTAATCCAAACAAAAGACATTCTTTGG ATCGAATGCGGAAAATGCAACAGATGGTTCCATGCATCTTGCCTTGGAATGACAGCTGCCAGTGTTCCAGAGAAAGACACTGCATGGTATTGTGAAATTTGCCTCTAA